The Erythrobacter sp. JK5 genome includes a region encoding these proteins:
- a CDS encoding DUF6118 family protein produces MEDDQIEEVQLDLEVEEPPTPQPEPPTVAETDPATEAFARLEGEMAMVRHTVQNMARERADIVIPDYTATLSQMADQLAQVSKTLGAIGDKPAIELTPEDIAVQIKRASLDMLRDASDLFRHGRRDFDSATAQLSAMVGRVHAEDEQKRQTWRFAGMGLAAGILLWSILPGTIARAVPESWQMPERMARNATGEPTIVEAGIRLIRSQNPEAWEELAAAQRILSSNRETLMRCKERARNAKGPTKCSVAILP; encoded by the coding sequence ATGGAAGACGACCAAATCGAAGAAGTGCAACTGGACCTCGAAGTCGAGGAACCGCCGACGCCGCAGCCTGAGCCGCCAACGGTTGCAGAAACCGATCCGGCAACGGAAGCCTTCGCCCGTCTTGAAGGCGAAATGGCGATGGTGCGCCATACGGTCCAGAACATGGCGAGGGAGCGAGCCGATATCGTTATCCCGGACTACACCGCAACGCTGAGCCAGATGGCCGATCAGCTGGCACAGGTCTCCAAGACGTTAGGTGCAATTGGCGACAAACCTGCCATCGAACTGACACCGGAAGACATTGCGGTTCAGATCAAGCGCGCCTCGCTCGACATGCTGCGCGATGCCAGCGACCTGTTCCGGCACGGACGCAGGGACTTCGACAGCGCTACCGCGCAGCTCAGTGCGATGGTGGGGCGCGTCCACGCCGAGGACGAACAGAAGCGCCAAACATGGCGCTTTGCAGGAATGGGGCTGGCTGCCGGTATCCTGCTCTGGTCAATCCTACCGGGCACTATCGCCCGCGCCGTGCCCGAAAGCTGGCAGATGCCAGAGCGGATGGCTCGCAATGCCACAGGAGAGCCGACCATCGTGGAAGCGGGCATCCGCTTGATCCGGTCACAGAATCCGGAAGCATGGGAGGAATTGGCGGCAGCGCAGCGTATTCTGAGCAGTAACCGCGAAACTTTGATGCGGTGTAAGGAACGGGCCCGGAACGCGAAGGGGCCGACTAAGTGTTCAGTTGCGATCTTGCCTTGA
- a CDS encoding RNA ligase RtcB family protein — protein MNEQNSLTLIARDPARFDPLALDQLEATSRLKGMDRVVGLPDLHAGNGIAVGAAFWSQKRIWPHLVGSDIGCGMALWETSLAVRKFRVGKVERKLHGLDEPWDGPAEHALAEAGLPPELASPALGTIGGGNHFVEFQRIEEVVAPVRFAELGLKDDRGLMMVHSGSRGLGQAILQEQMARHGTEGLHDGTQDADAYLQRHNQAVAWAVVNRKVIAGRFLDALGMSGKCMLDIVHNSVTRHREGWLHRKGAAPADCGMVVIPGSRGDFSYLVEPVPDRADDALCSLAHGAGRKWSRKDAHARLSRRYRIADLQRTKLSSHVICEDRRLIFEEAPEAYKDIAGVIADLEAAGLVRVVARLRPLLSYKTRAS, from the coding sequence ATGAACGAGCAAAATTCGCTTACGCTGATCGCGCGCGATCCCGCCCGCTTCGATCCTTTGGCACTTGATCAACTCGAAGCTACTTCCCGTCTTAAAGGGATGGATCGTGTTGTCGGCTTGCCCGATCTCCACGCGGGCAACGGGATCGCCGTGGGCGCTGCTTTCTGGTCTCAGAAGCGCATCTGGCCGCATCTTGTCGGGAGCGATATCGGCTGCGGAATGGCTCTCTGGGAGACCAGCCTGGCTGTGCGAAAGTTCCGGGTCGGCAAGGTCGAGCGCAAGCTGCACGGTCTTGATGAGCCTTGGGATGGACCGGCAGAACATGCACTGGCCGAAGCGGGATTGCCGCCTGAACTTGCCAGCCCAGCTCTCGGCACCATCGGTGGCGGAAACCACTTTGTTGAGTTCCAGCGCATCGAGGAGGTCGTCGCGCCAGTTCGATTTGCCGAGCTTGGCCTAAAGGATGACCGCGGCCTGATGATGGTTCACAGCGGTTCGCGTGGGCTAGGACAGGCTATACTGCAAGAGCAAATGGCCAGGCATGGAACGGAGGGTCTCCATGATGGCACTCAGGACGCTGACGCCTATTTGCAGCGGCACAATCAGGCCGTGGCATGGGCGGTCGTGAACCGGAAGGTTATCGCTGGCCGGTTTCTTGATGCCCTCGGCATGTCTGGCAAATGCATGCTCGACATCGTGCATAATAGCGTCACGCGGCACCGCGAAGGCTGGTTGCACCGAAAGGGGGCCGCACCGGCGGATTGCGGCATGGTCGTCATACCAGGGTCAAGGGGAGATTTCAGCTATCTGGTTGAGCCCGTGCCCGACCGCGCCGATGATGCCTTATGCTCGCTTGCGCATGGGGCGGGCCGCAAATGGAGCCGCAAGGATGCCCATGCGCGCCTCTCTCGCCGATATCGCATCGCTGACTTGCAGCGCACGAAATTGTCCAGCCATGTGATTTGCGAGGACCGCCGCCTGATCTTTGAAGAAGCTCCGGAAGCGTACAAGGATATCGCCGGTGTCATTGCCGATCTGGAGGCCGCTGGCTTGGTTCGGGTGGTCGCCCGCCTTCGCCCTCTGCTTAGCTATAAGACGAGGGCGTCATGA
- a CDS encoding helix-turn-helix domain-containing protein: MSMEISKEWCLRMAELEGDASIAAGALAFDPIMEDTPKDNNEDEANVAFGRFVRLMRRSRRMSREELAQNADIDILELIEIEDDVRHKPDVRSVYQLSGVFKVPSAKLMQVAGLAKARNDNIERQMERFAARSDPMAELTNEERAALEEFVSQLSADN, from the coding sequence ATGAGCATGGAGATCAGCAAGGAATGGTGCCTTAGAATGGCTGAGCTCGAAGGCGATGCGTCCATCGCCGCAGGAGCATTGGCTTTCGATCCAATCATGGAAGACACGCCTAAGGATAACAATGAGGACGAAGCGAATGTCGCCTTTGGTCGATTTGTGCGACTTATGAGGCGTTCGAGAAGAATGTCGCGGGAGGAGCTCGCGCAGAATGCTGATATTGATATATTAGAACTCATCGAGATCGAGGACGACGTTCGGCACAAGCCAGATGTCCGGTCGGTTTATCAGCTATCCGGTGTGTTCAAGGTACCTAGCGCAAAGCTTATGCAAGTTGCCGGGTTGGCGAAGGCGCGTAATGATAACATCGAAAGGCAAATGGAACGATTTGCTGCACGCTCCGATCCAATGGCAGAACTGACGAACGAAGAACGCGCTGCGTTGGAAGAATTTGTCTCGCAGTTAAGTGCGGACAATTGA
- a CDS encoding transcriptional regulator, which translates to MTLNLTDAEMQVVEEFSARKDMSKTAVMRQALRLYQLLEARVEKGDKLYVENEVTKDKAEIMMV; encoded by the coding sequence ATGACCCTGAATCTCACAGACGCGGAGATGCAGGTGGTCGAGGAGTTCAGCGCCCGGAAGGACATGAGTAAGACGGCTGTCATGCGGCAGGCGCTTCGGCTTTATCAATTGCTCGAAGCGCGCGTCGAGAAAGGCGACAAGCTCTATGTCGAGAACGAAGTGACGAAGGACAAAGCTGAGATAATGATGGTATGA
- a CDS encoding conjugal transfer protein TraD, with protein MREWQVKRRERTRQLIELGGLVAKADLVELTDDDRAALYGAFLTVAAKLRGPDGAQALVLFRRKGKRAFEAEQDEAASK; from the coding sequence ATGCGCGAATGGCAAGTGAAACGCCGCGAACGGACCCGGCAACTGATCGAGCTGGGCGGCCTGGTCGCCAAGGCCGATCTGGTCGAACTGACCGATGATGACCGCGCCGCGCTCTACGGCGCATTCCTCACCGTTGCAGCCAAGCTGCGCGGGCCGGATGGCGCGCAGGCGCTGGTGCTCTTCCGGCGCAAGGGAAAGCGGGCATTTGAGGCGGAGCAGGACGAAGCAGCCTCCAAATAG
- the rtcA gene encoding RNA 3'-terminal phosphate cyclase: MITIDGSEGEGGGQVLRYSAALSLLTGEPFTIQNIRGGRAKPGLMRQHVTALEAACAIGGAECSGLTVGASELTFRPGSVSPGEYHFAVGTAGSTGLVLQTVLVPLMLADAPSKLVIEGGTHAMAAPPFEFLQKTLLPVLERMGPQISITLERHGFYPRGGGCIVVDIDPAPLRPIECVTRGEFKAGKVEALVAGIPFDIADRELKAARKVLAEWPDEAFAPVQLPAENGPGNALLMEAEFEHVTEVMSGFGKLGVPAERLAKTAARRMAGYLASQAFAGPYLQDQLLLPFAMAGRGAFTTVKLSEHTRTAVKLIERFSGRDFRFSETRDGAHLAEVC; this comes from the coding sequence ATGATCACGATCGACGGCTCCGAGGGTGAGGGTGGCGGACAGGTGTTGCGGTATTCCGCAGCCCTTTCGCTGCTGACCGGCGAGCCCTTCACCATCCAGAACATCCGCGGGGGCAGGGCTAAGCCCGGCCTGATGCGCCAGCATGTCACCGCGCTGGAAGCGGCCTGCGCCATCGGCGGAGCGGAATGCTCCGGGCTGACGGTTGGTGCGAGCGAACTGACCTTTCGGCCTGGCAGCGTTTCGCCGGGTGAATATCATTTTGCCGTCGGCACAGCTGGTTCGACCGGGCTGGTACTCCAGACCGTGCTGGTGCCGTTGATGCTAGCCGATGCGCCGTCGAAACTGGTGATCGAGGGCGGGACGCATGCGATGGCCGCGCCGCCGTTCGAATTCCTGCAAAAGACGCTGCTGCCGGTGCTGGAGCGGATGGGCCCACAGATTTCCATCACGCTCGAGCGTCACGGCTTCTACCCGCGCGGCGGCGGGTGCATTGTCGTGGACATCGATCCAGCGCCGCTGCGCCCGATCGAATGCGTGACGCGCGGCGAGTTCAAGGCTGGCAAGGTAGAAGCGCTGGTTGCCGGAATTCCGTTCGACATCGCTGATCGCGAACTGAAGGCGGCGCGCAAGGTGCTGGCCGAATGGCCGGACGAAGCCTTCGCTCCAGTGCAACTCCCGGCCGAGAATGGCCCGGGGAATGCCCTGCTCATGGAAGCCGAATTCGAACATGTCACCGAAGTCATGTCGGGTTTTGGCAAGCTTGGCGTACCTGCTGAGCGCCTGGCAAAGACAGCGGCCAGGCGGATGGCCGGTTATCTGGCGTCGCAGGCCTTTGCTGGACCTTACCTCCAAGACCAGTTGCTGCTGCCGTTCGCAATGGCGGGCCGTGGAGCGTTCACCACAGTCAAGCTCAGTGAGCACACCCGCACCGCAGTGAAGCTGATCGAACGATTTTCGGGGAGGGATTTTCGCTTCTCGGAAACCCGCGACGGAGCACATTTGGCAGAGGTTTGCTGA
- a CDS encoding DUF6527 family protein, with translation MPKQLEPGILYVSDEFETAAHLCACGCGSKIRTPILPTEWRLAGPDSRPTLRPSIGNWQRPCRSHYFITNGQVEWCAQWTEEEILAGRRAEQVRRKRHYDDLYAPWWKRLWRWITR, from the coding sequence ATGCCGAAGCAGCTCGAGCCTGGGATATTATATGTGTCCGACGAATTCGAGACCGCTGCGCATTTGTGCGCGTGTGGTTGCGGTTCGAAGATACGCACGCCTATCCTTCCAACTGAATGGCGTTTGGCCGGTCCGGATTCTAGACCTACGCTGCGCCCTTCCATCGGCAACTGGCAGAGGCCATGCCGCTCGCACTATTTCATTACGAATGGTCAAGTTGAATGGTGTGCGCAATGGACAGAAGAAGAAATCCTAGCAGGTAGGCGAGCCGAACAGGTTCGCCGCAAACGCCATTACGACGATCTCTACGCTCCATGGTGGAAGCGCCTTTGGAGATGGATCACACGGTAA
- a CDS encoding GNAT family N-acetyltransferase: MKVALLDTATGEAREAELHASITEKQLTDVEGEWKPALYDRFRDFKRSGKPVAEWPGTENAHWNWRQKVEQLQGLLSHDGYCVTCQDTTEGLMLIDTTGYRCRLPENEKRNLVYIDYVENAPWNRPELEQRPRYRGVGSILVRAAIEHSLAEEFKGRIGLHALPQAEAFYGATCGMTDLGPDPAKQGLRYYEMTSAQAEAFIAKGNHR; the protein is encoded by the coding sequence ATGAAGGTTGCTCTGCTCGATACCGCGACAGGAGAAGCGCGCGAAGCTGAGCTGCATGCATCGATTACCGAGAAGCAGCTGACCGATGTAGAGGGCGAGTGGAAGCCGGCGCTCTATGACCGTTTCCGCGACTTCAAACGGTCAGGAAAGCCTGTGGCCGAATGGCCTGGCACCGAGAACGCGCATTGGAACTGGCGACAGAAAGTCGAGCAACTCCAGGGCCTGCTATCGCATGATGGCTACTGCGTAACCTGCCAGGATACGACCGAGGGTTTGATGCTGATCGATACGACCGGCTATCGCTGCCGGTTGCCTGAAAACGAGAAGCGCAATCTCGTATATATTGACTACGTCGAGAATGCGCCCTGGAACAGACCGGAACTCGAGCAGAGGCCTCGTTATCGGGGTGTAGGCAGCATTTTAGTTCGCGCTGCGATCGAACACAGCCTCGCCGAGGAATTTAAGGGTCGCATCGGACTGCATGCTCTTCCGCAAGCAGAAGCGTTCTACGGTGCGACCTGTGGAATGACCGATCTCGGGCCCGACCCAGCAAAACAAGGACTACGTTATTATGAGATGACTTCTGCGCAGGCAGAAGCGTTCATCGCGAAAGGAAACCACCGATGA
- a CDS encoding multiubiquitin domain-containing protein, giving the protein MAKDEKKEVTIYVEGTPHPWPKGEISYEEVVTLEEPGYANNPSITYSVTYKRGVGNKPEGTLVAGASVKIKDGMRFSVSETGQS; this is encoded by the coding sequence ATGGCCAAAGACGAAAAGAAGGAAGTGACAATCTACGTCGAGGGCACTCCTCACCCCTGGCCGAAGGGCGAGATCAGTTACGAAGAGGTCGTGACGCTGGAAGAGCCCGGCTACGCCAACAACCCCAGCATCACCTACTCGGTGACCTATAAGAGGGGCGTGGGCAACAAGCCGGAAGGCACGCTCGTTGCTGGCGCTTCGGTGAAGATCAAAGACGGGATGCGGTTCAGTGTTTCAGAAACTGGTCAGTCGTAA
- a CDS encoding ThiF family adenylyltransferase, whose protein sequence is MFQKLVSRNPDLARLVERGYAVAFDQGHLIVRDIPYLDSAGNLESGAIVSKLVAVDGEVMQQHDHQIYFAGSHPHDLKGQPIPNLGGGATSIALATEHSDFVVQRSFSNKPKSTGKFVDHFAKIESYVTIISGPAIEKYGVTPYTYRADKTEVTDSIFKLQDTLTSRAGIAELNVGFANEKIAIIGLGGTGAFLLDYAVKARIPEIVGFDGDDFHVHNAYRSPGKLDKEELGRNKADVYQARYEPFRHGLTLKATYITSESVDEFKGVTFAFVCVDKGSARNEIFDLLIGLGIPFIDVGMGLKRKDGPISGMMRTTYFQPVTASELKAKGLAETADGADNLYRDNIQIGELNALNACLAMIRYKQIRKFYRSDEGSLNSLFEITDLSIINVRSIDEL, encoded by the coding sequence GTGTTTCAGAAACTGGTCAGTCGTAATCCGGACCTCGCTCGACTTGTCGAGCGAGGTTACGCCGTCGCTTTCGACCAAGGCCACCTCATTGTGAGGGACATTCCCTATCTGGACTCGGCTGGGAATTTGGAGTCAGGCGCAATTGTTTCCAAACTTGTGGCGGTCGATGGCGAGGTGATGCAACAGCACGATCACCAGATCTATTTTGCAGGGTCGCATCCGCATGACCTCAAAGGTCAACCCATTCCGAACTTAGGTGGTGGAGCGACTTCCATCGCGTTGGCTACTGAGCATTCTGACTTTGTCGTGCAGCGCTCGTTCTCGAATAAGCCAAAGAGCACCGGAAAATTCGTCGACCATTTCGCTAAAATAGAGAGCTACGTTACCATTATTTCTGGTCCGGCGATCGAGAAGTATGGAGTCACGCCCTACACATACAGAGCAGACAAGACCGAAGTGACGGATTCGATATTCAAACTCCAGGACACATTGACCAGCAGAGCGGGCATCGCGGAACTTAATGTGGGGTTTGCCAACGAGAAAATCGCAATCATCGGGCTGGGTGGTACAGGTGCATTCCTCCTCGACTATGCGGTGAAGGCCCGAATTCCGGAAATCGTCGGGTTTGATGGCGACGATTTTCACGTCCATAACGCCTACCGATCGCCAGGGAAGCTCGACAAGGAAGAACTCGGCCGCAATAAGGCGGATGTCTATCAAGCGCGATACGAACCTTTCCGGCATGGCCTCACGCTAAAGGCCACCTACATCACAAGCGAGTCAGTTGATGAGTTCAAGGGGGTTACGTTTGCTTTCGTTTGCGTCGACAAAGGCTCCGCGCGAAACGAAATCTTCGACCTACTGATCGGGCTCGGCATCCCGTTCATCGACGTCGGAATGGGCCTAAAGCGCAAGGATGGGCCTATTAGCGGAATGATGCGGACCACATATTTCCAGCCTGTCACCGCAAGTGAGCTAAAAGCTAAAGGATTGGCCGAGACGGCAGATGGCGCGGACAATCTCTATCGCGACAACATCCAAATCGGTGAACTCAACGCACTGAACGCTTGTCTTGCCATGATCCGCTATAAGCAGATTCGCAAATTCTACCGAAGTGATGAGGGAAGTCTCAACAGTCTCTTTGAAATAACGGACCTAAGCATCATCAACGTGAGATCGATCGATGAACTTTGA
- the traA gene encoding Ti-type conjugative transfer relaxase TraA yields MAIFHFSAKVIGRSSGRSAVAAAGYRAGEQLHDERIDRTHDFTNKAGVLHSEVMLPKGAPEAFADRATLWNAVEAAEKRKDAQLAREVEFALPRELAKKDNIKLAREFVKAEFIEKGMIADLNVHWDIGEDGEAKPHAHVMLTMREVTKEGFGAKVRDWNKTALIEQWRERWADHVNRALAERDIDARIDHRSLEAQGIALEPQDKIGPAASRIGGRGLEAERIEEHRAIAQRNGERIIATPALALDAITHQQATFTKRDLAAFVHRHSDRKEQFDAAYNAVRASPEIVALGKDGRGQNRFTSRAMIETEQRLHRAADAMAQRAKHSVSDVQRNAAFAGAAARGLVLTGEQKSAFEHVTNSKGLAVVVGYAGTGKSAMLGVAREAWESAGYAVRGAALSGIAAEGLENGSGIASRTIASLEHQWGKGREHLTGRDVLVIDEAGMVGTRQMERVLSHAANAGAKVVLVGDQQQLQAIEAGAAFRAIHEHHGGVEISEVRRQVHAWQQDATRQLATGRTGEAIHTYEERGMVHPGETREVAREDLIERWDQERRTSPADSRIILTHTNDEVRALNQMARGKMRVAGVLGADVTIKTARGEREFASGDRIIFLRNEHGIGVKNGTLGTVEQASAKSMAVHTDDGREVAFDTKDYAHIDHGYVATIHKAQGMTVDRAHVLATPGMDSHSAYVAMSRHRDRLALHYGRDDFAGQTKLVRTLSRERGKDMAGDYKPEQAFAELRGIRFRERVIEMVRQVPEKAKSIFGNFRPQARQLEPISAQAITQNEQRRAVERYARALGDMGTMQAQGLPVLPHQKNALEKAGKALEAIRPHAATDLAKALDRRPELIAEAAGGGSQEAMRAMQHEAAVRTDPALRSERFVSDWQRLSAARNQLEQQGDRAGAARVSAKQNELAKGLERDPQVEGLLRGKTRELGIDRKPERSIANELTATLARERTRAFNMGI; encoded by the coding sequence ATGGCAATCTTTCACTTCAGCGCAAAGGTCATCGGAAGGTCGAGCGGACGCAGTGCCGTGGCGGCTGCGGGCTATCGCGCGGGCGAACAACTGCACGATGAGCGGATTGATCGAACCCACGATTTCACCAACAAGGCAGGCGTCCTTCATTCCGAGGTGATGCTGCCGAAAGGCGCGCCCGAAGCTTTCGCCGACCGCGCCACACTTTGGAACGCGGTCGAGGCCGCCGAGAAGCGCAAGGACGCACAGCTTGCCCGCGAGGTCGAGTTCGCCCTGCCCCGCGAGCTGGCGAAGAAGGACAACATCAAGCTGGCGCGCGAGTTCGTGAAGGCCGAGTTCATCGAGAAAGGCATGATTGCCGATCTCAATGTCCATTGGGATATCGGAGAAGACGGCGAGGCCAAGCCGCACGCGCATGTGATGCTTACCATGCGCGAAGTCACCAAAGAGGGATTTGGCGCAAAGGTCCGCGACTGGAACAAAACCGCGCTCATCGAACAATGGCGCGAGCGCTGGGCCGATCACGTCAATCGAGCACTAGCCGAACGCGACATTGATGCGCGGATCGATCATCGCAGCCTGGAGGCGCAGGGCATTGCGCTGGAGCCGCAGGACAAGATCGGTCCTGCCGCATCGCGTATTGGCGGACGCGGACTGGAAGCCGAACGGATCGAGGAACACCGCGCCATCGCCCAGCGCAATGGCGAGCGGATCATCGCCACCCCCGCGCTGGCATTGGATGCGATCACGCACCAGCAGGCAACGTTCACCAAGCGCGATCTTGCCGCCTTCGTTCACCGACATAGCGACCGCAAGGAGCAGTTCGATGCCGCCTACAATGCAGTGCGTGCATCGCCTGAAATAGTCGCTTTGGGCAAGGATGGGCGCGGGCAGAACCGCTTCACTTCGCGGGCGATGATCGAGACCGAACAGCGTCTACATCGCGCTGCCGACGCGATGGCGCAGCGCGCGAAACACAGCGTCAGTGATGTCCAACGAAACGCCGCTTTCGCCGGTGCTGCGGCGCGCGGCCTAGTCCTGACGGGTGAACAGAAATCGGCCTTCGAGCATGTCACCAACAGCAAGGGTCTTGCGGTGGTCGTTGGCTATGCCGGAACCGGCAAGAGCGCCATGCTCGGCGTGGCGCGCGAGGCATGGGAAAGCGCTGGCTACGCTGTGCGCGGCGCAGCGCTTTCCGGCATTGCCGCCGAGGGTCTGGAGAATGGCTCCGGCATTGCTTCGCGCACCATTGCCAGCCTTGAGCATCAGTGGGGCAAGGGGCGCGAACATCTCACTGGGCGCGACGTGCTCGTCATCGACGAAGCGGGCATGGTTGGCACGCGGCAGATGGAGCGCGTGCTTTCCCATGCCGCCAATGCCGGTGCGAAGGTTGTTCTGGTCGGCGACCAGCAGCAGCTTCAAGCCATCGAGGCTGGCGCGGCGTTTCGAGCAATCCACGAGCATCACGGTGGGGTCGAAATCAGCGAAGTCCGCCGCCAAGTTCACGCATGGCAGCAGGATGCGACCAGGCAGCTTGCAACAGGCCGCACCGGCGAAGCGATCCACACTTACGAGGAACGCGGCATGGTCCATCCGGGCGAGACGCGCGAGGTCGCGCGGGAAGATCTGATCGAGCGTTGGGATCAGGAACGGCGGACCAGCCCCGCCGACAGCCGGATCATTCTTACCCACACCAATGACGAGGTGCGCGCGCTGAACCAAATGGCACGCGGGAAGATGCGTGTAGCGGGCGTGCTTGGGGCGGATGTAACGATCAAGACAGCGCGTGGTGAGCGTGAGTTCGCGTCGGGCGACCGCATCATCTTCCTGCGCAACGAACACGGGATTGGGGTGAAGAACGGGACGCTCGGCACGGTCGAACAGGCCAGCGCAAAGAGCATGGCGGTGCACACCGACGATGGCCGCGAAGTTGCCTTCGACACCAAGGACTATGCTCATATCGATCATGGCTACGTCGCCACGATCCACAAGGCCCAAGGCATGACCGTGGACCGCGCCCATGTGCTCGCCACTCCCGGAATGGATAGCCATTCAGCCTATGTCGCCATGTCGCGTCACCGCGACAGGCTGGCGCTGCATTATGGACGCGATGATTTTGCAGGCCAGACCAAACTTGTCCGCACGCTGAGCCGGGAACGGGGCAAGGACATGGCGGGTGACTACAAACCCGAACAGGCCTTCGCCGAATTACGCGGCATCAGGTTCCGCGAGCGGGTCATCGAGATGGTCCGGCAGGTGCCGGAGAAGGCCAAATCGATCTTCGGAAACTTCCGTCCGCAGGCCCGCCAGCTTGAGCCGATTTCGGCACAAGCGATCACGCAGAACGAGCAGCGCCGCGCGGTTGAACGCTACGCTCGCGCGCTGGGCGATATGGGCACGATGCAGGCCCAGGGCTTGCCCGTTCTCCCGCACCAGAAGAACGCGCTGGAGAAGGCCGGAAAGGCGCTCGAAGCGATCCGACCCCATGCCGCCACCGATCTCGCCAAGGCACTGGATCGGCGTCCCGAGCTGATTGCAGAGGCCGCTGGCGGGGGCAGCCAGGAGGCCATGCGCGCCATGCAGCATGAGGCTGCCGTGCGCACCGATCCGGCGTTGCGATCCGAGCGTTTTGTCAGCGACTGGCAGAGGTTGAGCGCGGCGCGCAATCAGCTTGAACAGCAAGGTGACCGTGCAGGTGCGGCCCGCGTGTCCGCGAAGCAGAACGAACTGGCGAAGGGGCTGGAGCGCGATCCGCAGGTCGAAGGTCTGTTGCGCGGCAAGACCCGCGAACTCGGCATTGATCGGAAGCCCGAACGCAGCATCGCCAATGAACTCACCGCAACCCTCGCCCGCGAGCGCACACGCGCTTTCAACATGGGCATTTAG
- a CDS encoding conjugal transfer protein TraD, producing MRKPRDFDSELKALADKAKQLKERRVRDLGALVTATGADVLDADVLAGVLLDAVANTDKATGEGWRKRGAAFFQGKPRDTSSGPRQQPEGTLPLNGGAASA from the coding sequence ATGCGCAAACCCCGCGATTTTGATTCGGAACTGAAGGCACTGGCCGACAAGGCCAAACAGTTGAAGGAGCGCCGCGTGCGCGACCTCGGCGCGCTGGTCACAGCAACCGGAGCCGACGTGCTCGATGCCGATGTCCTGGCTGGCGTGCTGCTCGACGCGGTTGCCAACACTGACAAGGCCACGGGGGAGGGCTGGCGCAAGCGCGGTGCGGCGTTCTTTCAGGGCAAACCACGCGACACTTCAAGCGGACCTCGCCAGCAGCCAGAAGGCACTCTGCCGCTCAACGGCGGCGCGGCATCGGCTTGA
- a CDS encoding ImmA/IrrE family metallo-endopeptidase encodes MAKNRILSERTAADIDRRVAKVLDGLGNPEPPLTLADVRQLLRLDRQFYTTADTSAVRETVSRIKVATVQIYERPKLLLDAIKKMSLKALYLPDQRRILLDQDEPELKHRWNEGHEIGHSLLPWHHDVMLGDDGFTLSHDCHDQIETEANYAAGQLLFLQGRFANEAMDLAPTLENVKGLKGAFGNTFSTTLYRFVELRGREVPMVGMISAHPHRSKRPAGFDPAKPCRHFIQSPAFAERFSRQSEVELFRTIASYCGAQGGGPLGESELILNDDNGAEHRFFFETFFNRYDALTLGSYLQPEPTKILAAASTS; translated from the coding sequence TTGGCAAAAAACCGAATTCTTTCGGAAAGAACGGCGGCTGATATCGATCGGCGGGTTGCGAAGGTCCTAGATGGACTTGGCAACCCAGAGCCTCCGCTCACGCTTGCCGATGTCCGTCAGCTCCTCCGTCTCGACAGGCAATTTTACACGACGGCTGACACTAGTGCAGTTCGAGAGACTGTGAGCCGGATCAAGGTCGCGACAGTTCAAATTTACGAGCGGCCCAAACTCCTCCTAGATGCCATCAAAAAAATGTCGCTAAAAGCGCTCTATCTTCCAGACCAGCGGCGAATTCTTCTCGATCAGGACGAACCTGAGTTAAAGCACCGATGGAATGAAGGGCACGAGATCGGCCATAGTTTGCTGCCTTGGCATCACGACGTCATGCTCGGAGACGATGGCTTCACCCTCTCACACGATTGCCACGATCAGATCGAAACTGAGGCGAACTACGCCGCTGGTCAGCTCTTGTTTCTCCAAGGTCGCTTCGCAAATGAGGCGATGGATCTCGCTCCGACGCTTGAGAACGTAAAGGGTCTGAAGGGCGCTTTCGGCAATACGTTCTCGACAACTCTCTACCGCTTTGTCGAACTACGCGGTCGGGAAGTACCAATGGTGGGGATGATTAGTGCTCACCCCCATCGATCAAAGCGTCCAGCTGGCTTTGATCCAGCCAAGCCTTGCCGGCATTTCATTCAGTCGCCAGCATTCGCCGAACGCTTCAGCCGCCAATCAGAAGTCGAGCTTTTCCGAACGATCGCAAGTTATTGCGGCGCGCAGGGCGGCGGGCCGCTTGGAGAAAGCGAATTGATTCTCAACGATGACAACGGTGCCGAACACCGATTTTTCTTTGAAACATTCTTCAACCGATATGACGCTCTTACCCTTGGATCTTATCTCCAGCCGGAACCCACCAAGATATTGGCAGCGGCATCGACTTCTTAG